The following is a genomic window from Halobacterium sp. R2-5.
TCCCACGACCTGTTCTGCCGGCACCTCACCCGCGAGAGCGGCTGCGTCGTGGTGTCCGTCGACTACCGGCTGGCTCCCGAGCACCCGTTCCCGGCCGCCGTCGAGGACGCGTCTGCCGCGCTCGAATGGGCGGCCGACAACCCGGACGCGCTCGCCGGCACGGGCGACCTCGCGGTCGTCGGGGACTCCGCGGGCGGGACGCTCGCGGCCGTCGCGGCGCTGATGGCCGCCGAGCGAGACGGCCCCGACGTCGACTACCAGTACCTGCTGTACCCGGGCGTCGGCGTCGAGGAAGACCAGGCGTCCGTCCGCGAGCACGCCGGGAAGGTGCTCGCCGAGGACGACCTCCAGTGGTTCCGTGAGTGCTACTACGGCTCCGAGATTCACGAGCGCAACCCCTACGCGGACCCGACGAACGCCTGCGACCTCTCGGGAGTCGCGCCCGCGACCGTGCTCACCGCGGGGTTCGACCCGCTCCGCGACGGCGGCCGGCGGTACGCCGACCAGCTCGCCGCCGACGGCGTTCCCACGCGCCACGTCGAGTACGAGGACGTGATTCACGGCTTCGCGACGATGCTGTCCGCGCCGGACCTCGACCGCGCGCACGAGGCGGTCGCGGACGTCGCTGACGACCTCCGGGCGGCGTTCGGCGACGCGTAGCTACTCGTTCTCGAGCGCGTCGAGGATACAGGCCGCGGCGACGACTGCTTCTCTGGGCACGTCGCTGGCGTCGTCGATGGTGACGGTGTAGGCGTCCCGCAGCGAGAACTTCCCGCGCACGTCCCCGACGTGGTCCCCGTCCGCGTCGAGTATCTCGTAGCGGTTCGGAATCAGGTTCGCGATGCCGACGACGTGCCGGAGCACCGAGAGCAGCCTGCTCTTCGAGCGAATCGTCGCCAGCGCCTCGCCCGTCTCGGGGTCGCGAACCGTCCAGTTCTCCACGAACAGCGAGAGGTCCTCGTCGAGCACGACGATTTCCTCGCCCGTGCCGGCGTCCGTGATGGTGTAATTGCCTGCGATGTCAGTGATGCCACCGGCCTTCACGGTGAACGCGTCCGCGCCGTCGCCCGTGACGAACGGGAACTCCTCTTTCAGGCGGAACAGCTTCTGCTTGCCGCGCAGGACCACGTCGCCCGCGCTGTCGCGGACGGCGTACTTGTTCCGAATCAGGGACTGCCGGACCTCGTAGCGGTCGTCGTCGAGGTCCACCGTGGAGATGTCGTAGGAGGGCATCTGTCTGCTAACGGGTGCGTCGCGCGCGGACAAAAGGGTTCGTACGGTCGCCGAGACCGACAGACCTTCACTGGCTCGTGCGGTAATAAACGCCTAATGAGCGATGACTACATCGAGGTCCGCGGGGCCGAGGAGAACAACCTCGACGACCTCGACGTGAAGATTCCACGAGAGTCACTGAACGTGGTGACCGGCCTCTCCGGGTCGGGGAAGTCGTCGCTGGCCTTCCAGACGATCTACGCCGAGGGCCAGCGCCGGTACATCGAGAGCCTGTCGGCGTACGCCCGGAACTTCCTCGGGCAGATGGACAAGCCCCAGGTCGAGTCCGTGGAGGGCCTCTCGCCCGCCATCAGCATCGACCAGAAGAACGCCGCGAACAACCCCCGGTCGACCGTGGGGACGGTCACGGAACTCCACGACTACCTCCGCTTGCTGTACGCCCGCGTCGGCGTCCCGCACTGTCCGGAGTGCGGCCGCGAGGTCGGCGAGCAGTCCGCCCAGCAGATGGTCCGCCGCATCCTCGAACTCCCCGAGGGAACGAAGGCGAAGATCGCGGCGCCGGTCGTCCGCGACCAGAAGGGGGCCTTCGAGGACCGCTTCGACGACCTCGTCAGCGAGGGCTACTCCCGCGTGGAGGTCGACGGCGAGGCGTACGACCTCGCGTACGACCGCCCCGAGTTAGACGAGAACTACGACCACACTGTCGACGTCGTGGTCGACCGCGTAGTCGTCAGCGAGGACAACCGCTCCCGAATCACCGACAGCGTCGAGACCGCCCTGGAGGAGGCCGACGGCGTCCTGAAGGTCGTCGTTCCCGACGCCGCCGACGACCTCGAACTCGGCGGTGCCACGGCGCGCTCGACGGGCGACCTCGCCGACGAGGACGACGAGGACCGCCTCGTCGTGGAGTTCAGCGAGGACCTCGCCTGTACGCACTGCGGCATCGACATCAGCGAGATCGAGACGCGCTCGTTCTCCTTCAACAGCCCGCACGGCGCGTGCCCGGAGTGTGAGGGCATCGGGAACACGAAGGAGGTCAGCGAGGACCTCGTCGTCGTCGACGAGAGCAAGCCGGTCAAGCACGTCTTCGAGGCGTGGAGCTACAACCGCTCGTACTACCAGACGCGGCTGGACGCGGTGGCCGAGCACTTCGGCATCGGACTCGACACGCCGTTCGAGGACCTCGACGAGGACGTCCAGCAGGCGTTCCTCTACGGCACCGACGAGGACGTCGTCTTCAAGCGCAACACGAAGAACGGCGTGCGCCGCAAGGAGAAGCCCTTCGAGGGCGTCATCCCGAACCTCGAACGCCGCTACGTCGAGACCGACTCCGACAGCACCCGCGACCACATCGAGGAGTACATGTCCGTCACGACGTGCCCCGCGTGTGACGGCACGCGCCTCAAGCCCGAGTCCCGCGCGGTGCTCGTCGACGGTACGCCCATCACCGAAGTCAACCGCATGAGCATCGGGGACGCGCTCGAACACTTCGAGGGGATGGAGGAGCGCTTCGACGCCCGCGACCGCAAAATCGCCGAGGAGATTCTCAAGGAGATTCGCGCACGCCTCGGCTTCATGACGGAGGTCGGCCTCGAGTACCTCACGCTCGACCGCGAAGCGTCCACGCTCTCGGGCGGCGAGAGCCAGCGCATCCGCCTCGCCACCCAGATCGGCTCCGGGCTCGTGGGCGTGCTGTACGTCCTCGACGAGCCCTCCATCGGCCTCCACCAGCGCGACAACGACCGCCTCCTGAACACGCTCGAAGAGCTCCGGGACCTCGGGAACACGCTCGTCGTCGTCGAGCACGACGAGGAGACGATGCGGCGCGCGGACAACGTCGTGGACATGGGGCCAGGGCCGGGCCGCCACGGCGGCGACGTCGTCGCGAACGGCGACGTCGAGGACCTCATGGCCGCCGAGGAGTCCATCACCGGCGACTACCTCGCGGGCCGCGAGCAGATTCCCGTCCCCGAGGAGCGCCGCGACTGGGAGGACACCATCACCATCGAGGGCGCCCGCCAGCACAACCTCCGCGACCTCGACGTCGACCTCCCGGTCGGCGCGTTCACCGCCATCACGGGCGTCTCGGGCTCCGGGAAGTCCACGCTGATGCACGACATCCTCTACAAGGGCCTCGCCCGCGAGATGAACGACAACACCAGCGTCGACCCCGGCGACCACGACGCCATCGAGGGCCTCGACAACATCGAGACGGTGCGGCTCATCGACCAGTCCCCCATCGGCCGCACACCCCGCTCGAACCCCGCGACGTACACCGGCGTCTTCGACTACATCCGCGAGAAGTTCGCCGAGACCAAGCTCGCGAAACAGCGCGGCTACGAGAAGGGGCGCTTCTCGTTCAACGTCAAGGGCGGGCGCTGCGAGGCCTGCGGCGGGCAGGGCACGCAGAAGATCGAGATGAACTTCCTCTCGGACGTCCACGTCCCCTGCGAGGAGTGCGGCGGCGACCGCTACAACGACGAGACCCTCGACGTCACGTTCAAGGACGCGACCATCGCTGACGTCCTCGACATGAGCGTCGAGGAGGCCTACGAGTTCTTCGAGGCGGACAGCCGCCTCGGCCGCCGCCTCAAGCTCCTGATGGACGTCGGCCTCGACTACATGAAGCTCGGCCAGCCGTCCACGACCCTCTCCGGCGGCGAAGCGCAGCGCGTCAAGCTCGCCGAGGAGCTCGGGAAGAAGGACTCCGGCGACACCCTCTACCTGCTCGACGAGCCCACGACGGGCCTCCACAGCGCCGACGAGCGAAAGCTCATCGAGGTGCTCCAGCGGCTCACCGACCGCGGCAACACCGTCGTCGTCATCGAGCACGAACTCGACCTCGTGAAGAACGCCGACCACGTCGTCGACCTCGGCCCCGAGGGCGGCGAGCACGGCGGCGACCTCGTCGCCAGCGGCACTCCCGAGGAGGTCGCGCACGACGACGACAGCCACACCGGCCGCTACCTCCGCGACAAGCTCCCGCGCGTCGACCTGGAGGGGCCGCGCAGCGACCGCGAGAAGCCCGCGGCCGACGAACAGGCCGCTCCCACCGCAGACGACGACTGAGCAGGCACTTTTTGCGCTGCGTGGGGCGCCCCACTCGGCAAAAACTTGCGGAAAAGCGCCGTCACTCCCACCTCCGGCAGAGCACGGCTC
Proteins encoded in this region:
- a CDS encoding alpha/beta hydrolase fold domain-containing protein: MDDDLHPQAAAALERREKLPLSSLRRVGVRPLRLLMRASSWWQNRDPPAVGRVVDRSIPGPDGDLRVRLYRPEGDGPFPTVVFYHGGGFVLGSIESHDLFCRHLTRESGCVVVSVDYRLAPEHPFPAAVEDASAALEWAADNPDALAGTGDLAVVGDSAGGTLAAVAALMAAERDGPDVDYQYLLYPGVGVEEDQASVREHAGKVLAEDDLQWFRECYYGSEIHERNPYADPTNACDLSGVAPATVLTAGFDPLRDGGRRYADQLAADGVPTRHVEYEDVIHGFATMLSAPDLDRAHEAVADVADDLRAAFGDA
- the uvrA gene encoding excinuclease ABC subunit UvrA, whose amino-acid sequence is MSDDYIEVRGAEENNLDDLDVKIPRESLNVVTGLSGSGKSSLAFQTIYAEGQRRYIESLSAYARNFLGQMDKPQVESVEGLSPAISIDQKNAANNPRSTVGTVTELHDYLRLLYARVGVPHCPECGREVGEQSAQQMVRRILELPEGTKAKIAAPVVRDQKGAFEDRFDDLVSEGYSRVEVDGEAYDLAYDRPELDENYDHTVDVVVDRVVVSEDNRSRITDSVETALEEADGVLKVVVPDAADDLELGGATARSTGDLADEDDEDRLVVEFSEDLACTHCGIDISEIETRSFSFNSPHGACPECEGIGNTKEVSEDLVVVDESKPVKHVFEAWSYNRSYYQTRLDAVAEHFGIGLDTPFEDLDEDVQQAFLYGTDEDVVFKRNTKNGVRRKEKPFEGVIPNLERRYVETDSDSTRDHIEEYMSVTTCPACDGTRLKPESRAVLVDGTPITEVNRMSIGDALEHFEGMEERFDARDRKIAEEILKEIRARLGFMTEVGLEYLTLDREASTLSGGESQRIRLATQIGSGLVGVLYVLDEPSIGLHQRDNDRLLNTLEELRDLGNTLVVVEHDEETMRRADNVVDMGPGPGRHGGDVVANGDVEDLMAAEESITGDYLAGREQIPVPEERRDWEDTITIEGARQHNLRDLDVDLPVGAFTAITGVSGSGKSTLMHDILYKGLAREMNDNTSVDPGDHDAIEGLDNIETVRLIDQSPIGRTPRSNPATYTGVFDYIREKFAETKLAKQRGYEKGRFSFNVKGGRCEACGGQGTQKIEMNFLSDVHVPCEECGGDRYNDETLDVTFKDATIADVLDMSVEEAYEFFEADSRLGRRLKLLMDVGLDYMKLGQPSTTLSGGEAQRVKLAEELGKKDSGDTLYLLDEPTTGLHSADERKLIEVLQRLTDRGNTVVVIEHELDLVKNADHVVDLGPEGGEHGGDLVASGTPEEVAHDDDSHTGRYLRDKLPRVDLEGPRSDREKPAADEQAAPTADDD